One window of Suricata suricatta isolate VVHF042 chromosome 6, meerkat_22Aug2017_6uvM2_HiC, whole genome shotgun sequence genomic DNA carries:
- the ZNF131 gene encoding zinc finger protein 131 isoform X3 has translation MKSHSTESFKCEICNKRYLRESAWKQHLNCYHLEEGGVSKKQRTGKKIHVCQYCEKQFDHFGHFKEHLRKHTGEKPFECPNCHERFARNSTLKCHLTACQTGVGAKKGRKKLYECQVCNSVFNSWDQFKDHLVIHTGDKPNHCTLCDLWFMQGNELRRHLSDAHNISERLITEEVLSVETRVQTEPVTSMTIIEQVGKVHVLPLLQVQVDSAQVTVEQVHPDLLQDSQVHDSHMTELPEQVQVSYLEVGRIQTEEGTEVHVEELHVERVNQMPVEVQTELLEADLEQVTPEIMSQEERXXXXXXXXXXXXXXXXXXXXXXXXXXXXXXXXXXGLETKTAVDSQAERAGSENRTPMPVLE, from the exons ATGAAATCACACTCCACTGAGAGTTTCAAGTGTGAAATATGCAATAAAAGGTATCTTCGGGAGAGCGCATGGAAACAGCACCTCAACTGTTACCACCTCGAAGAAGGTGGAGTCAGTAAGAAGCAAAGAACTGGGAAAAAAATTCACGTATGTCAATACTGTGAAAAACAGTTTGACCACTTTGGACATTTTAAAGAGCATCTTCGAAAACATACAG GTGAAAAACCTTTTGAATGTCCAAATTGTCACGAAAGATTTGCTAGAAATAGCACCCTCAAATGTCACCTGACTGCGTGCCAAACTGGAGTGGGggcaaaaaagggaagaaagaagcttTATGAATGTCAG GTCTGTAACAGTGTGTTTAACAGCTGGGACCAGTTTAAAGATCATTTGGTAATACACACTGGAGACAAACCCAACCATTGTACTTTATGTGACTTGTGGTTTATGCAAGGCAATGAATTAAGGAGGCATCTCAGTGATGCTCACAATATTTCAGAGCGTCTGATAACTGAAGAAGTTCTTTCAGTAGAAACACGTGTGCAAACTGAACCTGTGACATCAATGACTATTATAGAACAAGTTGGGAAGGTGCATGTGTTACCATTGCTTCAAGTTCAAGTGGATTCAGCACAAGTGACTGTGGAACAGGTCCATCCAGATCTGCTCCAGGACAGCCAAGTGCATGACTCCCATATGACTGAGCTTCCAGAGCAGGTCCAGGTGAGTTACCTGGAAGTGGGTCGAATTCAGACGGAAGAAGGTACTGAAGTACATGTGGAGGAGCTGCATGTTGAGCGGGTGAATCAGATGCCAGTGGAAGTACAAACTGAGCTTCTAGAAGCCGACTTGGAACAAGTGACCCCTGAAATCATGAGCCAGGAGGAGAGAGNNNNNNNNNNNNNNNNNNNNNNNNNNNNNNNNNNNNNNNNNNNNNNNNNNNNNNNNNNNNNNNNNNNNNNNNNNNNNNNNNNNNNNNNNNNNNNNNNNNNGGGTTTAGAGACCAAAACAGCAGTGGATTCCCAGGCTGAAAGGGCAGGGAGTGAAAACAGAACGCCTATGCCTGTTTTAgaatga